In Salinibaculum sp. SYNS191, the genomic window CTGGACTTCCACCCCGACACCGGCGAAGTCGTCATCGAGGCCCAGAAGCCCGGCATGGTCATCGGCCGCCACGGCTCGACACTCCGGGAAATTACCCAGGAGGTCGGCTGGACGCCGGAGGTCGTCCGCACCCCGCCGATCGAGTCAGCGACGGTCAAGAACGTCCGCAACTTCCTGAAACAGGAGCGCGACGAGCGCCGGGACATCCTCGAACGCATCGGCCGGCAGATACACCGCGAGGAGATGTCCGACGACGAGTACGTCCGCATCTCGACGCTCGGCTGTTGCCGGGAGGTCGGGCGGGCGGCCTTCATCCTCTCGACGCCCGAGACGCGCATCCTCATCGACTGCGGCGACAAGCCGGGCGCCGAGGACGAGGTCCCCTACCTCCAGGTGCCCGAAGCGCTGGGGGCGGGCGCGAGCAACCTCGACGCCGTCGTGTTGACCCACGCCCACCTCGACCACTCCGCGCTGATTCCGCTGCTGTACAAGTACGGCTACGACGGCCCCATCTACACGACGGAGCCGACGCGTGACCTGATGGGACTGCTCCAGCTGGACTACCTCGACGTGGCCGCGAAGGAAGGGCGCGCCCCGCCGTACGACTCCGAGATGGTCCGCGAGGCGATCAAGCACACCATCCCGCTGGAGTACGGCGACGTGACCGACATCGCGCCGGACATCAAACTCACCATGCACAACGCGGGCCACATCCTCGGCTCGGCGGTCACCCACTTCCACATCGGCGACGGGCTCTACAACGTCGCCTTCTCCGGAGACATCCACTACGAGGACACCCGCCTGTTCAACGGCGCGGTCAACGACTTCCCGCGCGTCGAGACGCTCGTGCTGGAGTCGACCTACGGCGGTCGCAACGACTACCAGACCGACCAGGAAGACTCCGAGCGAAAGCTCAAACACGTCATCAACAACACCCTCGACCGCGGCGGGAAGGTGCTCGTGCCCGCCTTCGCAGTCGGCCGGTCCCAGGAGATAATGCTCGTCCTGGAGGAGGCGATGCGCAACGGCGAGATTCCCGAGGTGCCGGTCCACCTCGACGGGATGATATGGGAGGCGACGGCCATCCACTCGACGTATCCCGAGTACCTCCGCGACGAGGTCCGTGACCGCATCTTCCACGAGGACGAGAACCCCTTCCTGGCCGACCAGTTCAACCACATCGACGGCGGCGAGGAGGAGCGCCAGGACGTCGCCGACGGCGGCCCCTGCATCATCCTCTCGACGTCAGGGATGATGGAGGGCGGCCCCATCCTCTCGTGGCTCGAACACATCGGCGGCGAACCCGACTCGACGCTGACCTTCGTCGGCTACCAGGCCCAGGGGACGCTCGGTCGCCGCATCCAGAACGGCTGGGACGAGATTCCCATCGGCAACGGCAACGGCCGCGGCCGCGGCGACACCCTGAAGCTGAAGATGGACGTCGAAGTCGTCGACGGCTTCTCCGGCCACGCCGACCGGCAGGGCCTGGAGAATTTCGTCCGGACGATGAACCCCCGCCCCGAGAAGGTCCTCTGTGTCCACGGCGACGAGTCATCCACGCAGGACCTCTCCTCCGCGCTCTACCACGAGTTCAACATGCGGACCTTCGCGCCGAAGAACCTCGAAACGTTCCGCTTCGTCTAGCTACCACACCCGGTAGCGACTTCCACCCCCCGGACGGGACCCTATATCTCCGTGGCGAGCGTATAGTTGCGTATGAACGCGTCCCCAGAGCCGACAGTCCTTGTTACCGGCGCGACCGGAACCGTCGGCGAGTTCGTCGTCGAGGAGTTGGGCCAGCGGGAGTGCACCGTCCGGGCGCTGAGCCGTGACCCGCCGGCCGACGACGAGCACGCCGTGGCGTTCGACTTCACGAAACCGGAGACGTGGGGCCGGGCGTTCGAGGGTGGAGACACCCTGTTCGTGGTCAGGCCACCCGACATCACCCGGGTCGGAAGCACCGTCAACTCCGCTATCGACGCGGCCATCCGCAGCGGCGTCCACCACGTCGTCGTCCTGTCGGTGCTGGGCGCGGAGCGGAACCCGCTGTTGCCCCACCGGCGCATCGAGCGCCACGTCGCCGACGCCGACTGCACCTACACCTTCCTCCGCGCGTCGTTCTTCATGCAGAACTTCGACGAGGTCCACGCCGCGGACATCCGGGAGCGCGACGAACTGTTCGTCCCCGCGGGAGACGGCACGACGAGTTTCGTCGACGCCCGCGACGTGGCCGCGGTGGCCGCCGAGGCGCTGACCGAGCACGGCCACGTCAACCGTGCCTACGACCTGACCGGGCCGGAAGCGCTGGACTACCACGAGGTCGCGGCCGTCTTCTCCGACGTCCTCGGCCGCGATATCTCCTACCGGCAGCCGGGTGCGCTGGCCTTCGGCCGCCGGAAACTCGACGCGGGCGAGCAGCCGGGGTTCGTCCTCGTGATGCTGGGCATCTACACCACCGCCCGGCTCGGCCTGGCCGGCCGGGTCAGCGACGACGTGTCCTGGATACTCGGCCGGGACCCGCGACCGCTCGCCGAGTACGTCGCGGACTACCGGGCGGCGTTCACGCCAGCGACCGGGGAACCGGCGACGGAGGTGGCGCATGTCCAGCACTGACGGGCTGACGCTGACGCTTCGCGGCGGCGCTGCGGCGCTGCTCGCCGTCGTCGTCAACTCCGTCCTGGTGGCGGCGGCACAGGCCACCGGCATCGCCCCCGACCTGCGGGCGCTGTCGTACCCGCCGGTCGTCTTCCTGACCGTCGTGGGCGTCGCCGGCGCGACGGTCGTCTACTGGCTGCTCGCCCGTCGCGGCGGGGCCGTCGACCGGACCTTCGTGCGAGTCGCCGTGGTGGTGCTCGTCCTCTCGTTCGTCCCCGACGTCGCCCTGCTGTTCGCCGACGAGACGGCGACGGTGCCGGGCGTCCTCGTGTTGATGGTGATGCACGTCGTGGCCGCCGCCGCGAGCATCCGCCTCCTGACCCAGGGCGGACTCTCGGCAGAGGACCCGACCGGCCCGACGGCCGGAGACCTCTGAAAGGGGGACTCCCCGCGAGGCGACACCGGTCGATAGCCAGCAGAAGTTGCGGTTTGGCTCGAAACACTGAAGTTCGTCGGACGGATGTCTGACGTGGTAATAAATATCTGTTCGTAGTTTGTTTGGTTTGTATGCCAGAACCAGCTAAACTGGCAGTCAGCAACCAGAAGGGTGGTGTGGGCAAGACTGCCGTCGCCATCAATGTGGCTGGCGCACTCAATCAGCGGGGGCACGACGTTCTCTTTGTCGACCTGGACCCGCAGGGGAACGCGACGGAGAACCTGGGTATGCGGTCGGTCTACGACAAGGACCCCCCGTCGCTGTTCGACGTGCTGAGCGACCCGAACCAGCGCGACCGCATCTCCGAA contains:
- a CDS encoding NmrA family NAD(P)-binding protein: MNASPEPTVLVTGATGTVGEFVVEELGQRECTVRALSRDPPADDEHAVAFDFTKPETWGRAFEGGDTLFVVRPPDITRVGSTVNSAIDAAIRSGVHHVVVLSVLGAERNPLLPHRRIERHVADADCTYTFLRASFFMQNFDEVHAADIRERDELFVPAGDGTTSFVDARDVAAVAAEALTEHGHVNRAYDLTGPEALDYHEVAAVFSDVLGRDISYRQPGALAFGRRKLDAGEQPGFVLVMLGIYTTARLGLAGRVSDDVSWILGRDPRPLAEYVADYRAAFTPATGEPATEVAHVQH
- a CDS encoding beta-CASP ribonuclease aCPSF1 — encoded protein: MSTVDKRLEEMREKITNEVPSDITITEVTYEGPELVVYTRNPKRFAQNGDLIRQLASQLRKRITVRPDPSVLARPDDARDDIMRVIPEEAGVTDLDFHPDTGEVVIEAQKPGMVIGRHGSTLREITQEVGWTPEVVRTPPIESATVKNVRNFLKQERDERRDILERIGRQIHREEMSDDEYVRISTLGCCREVGRAAFILSTPETRILIDCGDKPGAEDEVPYLQVPEALGAGASNLDAVVLTHAHLDHSALIPLLYKYGYDGPIYTTEPTRDLMGLLQLDYLDVAAKEGRAPPYDSEMVREAIKHTIPLEYGDVTDIAPDIKLTMHNAGHILGSAVTHFHIGDGLYNVAFSGDIHYEDTRLFNGAVNDFPRVETLVLESTYGGRNDYQTDQEDSERKLKHVINNTLDRGGKVLVPAFAVGRSQEIMLVLEEAMRNGEIPEVPVHLDGMIWEATAIHSTYPEYLRDEVRDRIFHEDENPFLADQFNHIDGGEEERQDVADGGPCIILSTSGMMEGGPILSWLEHIGGEPDSTLTFVGYQAQGTLGRRIQNGWDEIPIGNGNGRGRGDTLKLKMDVEVVDGFSGHADRQGLENFVRTMNPRPEKVLCVHGDESSTQDLSSALYHEFNMRTFAPKNLETFRFV
- a CDS encoding DUF6069 family protein, whose translation is MSSTDGLTLTLRGGAAALLAVVVNSVLVAAAQATGIAPDLRALSYPPVVFLTVVGVAGATVVYWLLARRGGAVDRTFVRVAVVVLVLSFVPDVALLFADETATVPGVLVLMVMHVVAAAASIRLLTQGGLSAEDPTGPTAGDL